GGATTAATGCTGCATTACTTGTTCAAGGTAAAGAATGTTGGTTCCCAAAACGAAATCAAGCATATATAGGTGTTTTAATAGATGATTTATGTAATAAAGGTACTGCTGAACCATATCGTATGTTTACTTCAAGAGCTGAATATAGGTTGTTATTGAGAGAAAATAATGCTGATGAACGTTTAACAGAAATTGCTTATAATTTTGGTTTAATTTGTAAAAAACAATGGAAAATTTTTTCTAAAAAAAAATATGTTATCCAAAATGAATATCATCGTTTAAAAAATATTATTATAAAATCTAAATCCGTAAATTATTTTTTTAAAAATAAGAATATTAATATTAGTTTAAAAAAAAATTGTACTGCTTTTGATTTTTTACGGAGACCAGATATTACATATGATATTTTGATGGATTTTTTAAATAATTATATACCTAATAATTTTGTTTTAACAGACCACTCAGTTATAGAAGAAATTGAAACAAAAAGTAAATATTATGGATATATTCAACGTCAGGAAGACGAAGTAAAAAAATGTATGCGCAATGAAAATACTAGTTTAGTATTAATTAGTGATTATAATAATGTTATAGGTTTATCAAATGAAGTAATAAATAAATTAAATAAATATCGCCCTAATTCTATAGGACAAGCGTCTCGTATTTCAGGAATTACACCTGTAGCAATTTCTATATTATTAATTTTTTTAAAAAAAATGAAGTATTAATTAATTTTTTTGTAATTTTAAAAAATTATTAATATATTTTGGCAGGGTAATGAGATATATTTCCTGCCGAAATTAATGTTTATATAAAGAAAAAACGGATATTTTTATATTTTTTAAAAAGTTTAAATATCGATATTTTTTGCATATAAAGCATTTTTTTTAATAAATTTCCTTCTAGGTTTTACAGAATCCCCCATTAATGTACTGAACATTTCATTTGCTGCGCTTGCATCGTTCATAGTTACTTGTAACATTTTTCTTGTTTCTGGGTTCATTGTTGTTGTCCATAATTGTTCAGGATTCATTTCTCCTAATCCTTTATATCTTTGTATAGTAATAAATTTTCTTGTTTCTTTAATTAAAAGATTAATTATCTTGTCTAAATTATTGAATTTAAATTCTGTTTTATTAAATTGAATGTAAGCATGATTTAAAATCATATAATTAATTTTTTTAATGAAATTAAGAATTTTTTTATATTTTTTTGTTAAAAAAAAATTATTTTTTAAGTGATATGAATTAAAATTATTTTTGTTGCTAATGTTTAATATAGGCTCATAACAATTATTATTATTTTTTATATAATAAGAGTATATATTTTTTTTCTTTAGATATTTTTGTTTTTGTAGATTTTGTATTAAATCTTTTATCCAGATTTTTACTTTTTTTTTGTTTTTTAGATTTTTTAGCGGAATGATATAAATCATCATTTTGTAAATAAATAATGGAATTTTTTTATTTATTAAAAGAAACATTTTATTAATTTTTTTATATTCATTTAAAATTTTAGTAAATTTTTTTTGATTATTTTTTTTTTTGTTTTTTATTTTATAATGTATATAACTGTTTTTTTTGATTAATTGATATTGATATGTATATAATGATTTTGTATCTGTGAGATATTTTTCTTTTTTTCCTTTTTGTATTTTATATAATGGTGGTTGAGCAATATATATATGTCCTTGTTCTATAATTTCTGGCATTTGTCGAAAAAAAAATGTCAATAATAATGTTCTAATGTGTAATCCATCTACGTCAGCATCAGTCATTATGATAACATAATGATATCTTAATTTTTTAGGATTATATTCTTCTTTCCCGAAACCACAACCTAAAGCTGTAATTAATGTAATTAATTCTGGTGAATTTATTATTTTTTCAATTCGTGCTTTTTCTATATTTAGTATTTTACCTTTAAGCGGTAATATTGCTTGATTTTTTCTATTTCTTCCTTGTTTTGCAGATCCACCAGCTGAATCACCTTCTACTAAATATATTTCTGAAAATAAAGGGTCTTTTTCTTGACAATCAGATAATTTTCCAGGAAGATTTGTATTTTCTAATGCTCCTTTTTTTCTTGTAATCTCTCTTGCTTTTTTTGCTGCTTCTCTAGATCTTGCAGATTGCATTATTTTAGTAATAATAATTTTTGAATCTCTTGGATTTTCTAATAAAAAATCCATTAAATGTTCGTTTAACAGTGTTTCAACAACAGATTTTACTTCTGAAGATACTAATTTTTCTTTTGTTTGTGAAGAAAATTTGGGATTAAACATTTTAATTGAAATTAATGCAGTTAAACCTTCCCGAGTATCATCACCAGTAATTGTAATTTTATTTTTTTTATTTGCTCTTTCTCGATCAGAAAAATAATTTAATGTTCTTGTTAATGATGCTCGTAATCCCGATAAATGACTTCCACCATCTTGTTGTGGTATATTATTAGTAAAACAAAGTATTTTTTCTTGAAATGTTGAATTCCATTGCATAGCAATATTTACTTCAATATTTTTTTTTTGTTTTTTAAATATAAAAATTTTATTATGAATAGGTTTTCTATTTCGATTCATATCTTTTATAAAAGATTTAATTCCTCCTTTATGAAAATATTTAAATTTTTTTTTATTTCTTAAATCTTTTAATTTTATCAATAAACTAGAATTTAAAAAAGATAATTCTTGTAGTCTTTTTTGTAAAATATCGCATTGAAAAATATTTTGATTAGTAAAAATTTTTTTATTTGGCCAAAACCGAATTTTTGTTCCTCTTTTTTTTGTTTTTCCTATTTTTAATAAAGGTTTTTGAGGATTTCCATTAAAATATATTTGTTGATATTTTTTTTTATCACGATAGATATATAATTTTAGTTTTTCTGATAAAGCATTTACTACGGATATACCTACTCCATGTAACCCGCCTGATACTTTATATGAATTTTCATCAAATTTTCCTCCAGCATGTAAAACGGTCATAATTACTTCTGCCGCAGAAACCCCTACTTCTGGATGAATATCAACTGGTATTCCTCTTCCATTATCTCTTATTGATACAGAATTATCTTTGTATATAACAATATTAATTAAATCGCAATATCCCGCTAAAGCTTCATCTATTGAATTGTCTACTACTTCAAATACCATATGATGTAATCCTGTACCATCATCGGTATCTCCAATATACATACCTGGTCTTTTTCGAACTGCGTCTAATCCTTTTAATATTTTAATATTGGATGAGGTATATAAATTTGACATATCATATCCTATTTTGAGGTAATATTTTTTTTTATTTTATATTTTTATATAGATAATTAATTTTTTTGAAAATTTTTTATTAAAATATAAATAATATTTTTTATAAAAATTTTTATAAGAATCTAAAAATATTATTTGGTATAACAGATATTGTTATAATTTTAAAGGCATAATAATATATGTTATTTCTGTTTGTAAATTAGATTGAATTTGAATACTTGAAATTGGATTATTAAATGAAATAATAATTTTATTATTATTTATCGCATTAATAACATCAAGTAAATAAAAAACGTTTATAGAAAATGAGATATTTTCATATATATAATAAATAGAAAATGAATCATAAGATTTTTCATTTTCTTGATTACTTGATGTTATTTTTAGTAAATTTTTTGAAAAATTTAAACAAACACCTTTAAAAGTGGTATTGCATAAAATAGATGTTTTTAATAATGATTCTTTTAATTTATTTTTTGATATTGATATACAATATTGATATTTTTTTAAGACAATATCGCTATAGTTTGGAAAATCACTATTTATTAATTTTGTTATTAACAATATTTCATTTATTTTAAAAGATATATTATGATTACTAATTTTAACTTGTATTAAATCTAAATCTGAGAATAATATTCTAGATAATTCTAGTATACTTTTTCTGTTTATAATTATAGAAAATATAGATGTATTTAAATTTAAAGAAATTTTATACATAGATAACCTATGTCCATCTGTTGTGACTCCATATAAACAGTTATCTTTATATTCTAATAATATTCCATTCAAAGAAGCTCTAATATCGTTACGTGCTATTGAAAAATGTGTTAATTCAATCATATTTTTTAATATTTTTTGCGGGATAAAAAATTTTCTTAAATGTGTTATATTTTGAAATATTGGAAAATTTATATGTGAAATTACATTTAGTGTAAATAAACTACTAGATATTTTAATATGCATTTTTTTATTAATTAATTGAAAATGTAATTCTTTATTCTTTGATATGTTTCGACAAATATTTAATATTTTTTTACCGGAAATTGTAATACAACCTTCTTTATAAAAAAGAAAGTATTTTTTGTCTATATATGTATTTATTTCTATTTCTAAATTAGAACTAGTTAATTGTAATGTATTTTGATTAACTTTTATAATTATATTTTCTAGTATTGGAAATATCGGATTTTTTGTAATAATTCTATTATTTTTTTTAAATGAATTTAAAAAATCATCTTTTTTTATTTTGAATTCCATTTTTTATGAATTTAGTTGATTAAATAAATATAAAAAATCATAGTAAATTTGATTTTTTGTTTTTTTAAATTGGTTAATTTTTTTGCAAGCATGTAGTACGGTAGTATGATCTTTTTTTCCAAATGCAATTCCTATATCTGAAAAACTATAATTAGTTAGTTTTTTTATTAACATCATTGCAACCTGTCTAGATTGAACAATCGATCGTGATCTTTTTTTTGAAATCATATCTGATATTGTGATATTAAAGTATTCAGAAACAGTTTTCTGAATTGATGATATATCTATATTTTTTTTTTTATATTTCATTAATTTATTTAAAGTTTTTTTAGCTAAATCAATTGTTATTTTTTGTTTATGAAATAAAGAAGTAATATGTATTTCTTTTAAAACACCTTCAAGTTCTCGTACATTAGAATGTAATTTTTTTGCAATAAATTTTGCTACTTTATATGTTAGATTAATTTTATTTTTAAGAGCTTTATATACTAGAATATTGATTCTAGTATTTAATTCAGGCGGATTTAGTGATATAGTTAAACCCCATTTAAATCTAGATTTTAGACATTCATTTATTCCATTAATATAACTTGGATAACAATTTGCTGTCATTACAATTTTTTTTTGTTTTTCAAATAAAGTATTTATTATATTAAATAATTCTTCTTGAGATCTTTTTTTATTAGAA
The window above is part of the Buchnera aphidicola (Cinara piceae) genome. Proteins encoded here:
- the gyrB gene encoding DNA topoisomerase (ATP-hydrolyzing) subunit B; this encodes MSNLYTSSNIKILKGLDAVRKRPGMYIGDTDDGTGLHHMVFEVVDNSIDEALAGYCDLINIVIYKDNSVSIRDNGRGIPVDIHPEVGVSAAEVIMTVLHAGGKFDENSYKVSGGLHGVGISVVNALSEKLKLYIYRDKKKYQQIYFNGNPQKPLLKIGKTKKRGTKIRFWPNKKIFTNQNIFQCDILQKRLQELSFLNSSLLIKLKDLRNKKKFKYFHKGGIKSFIKDMNRNRKPIHNKIFIFKKQKKNIEVNIAMQWNSTFQEKILCFTNNIPQQDGGSHLSGLRASLTRTLNYFSDRERANKKNKITITGDDTREGLTALISIKMFNPKFSSQTKEKLVSSEVKSVVETLLNEHLMDFLLENPRDSKIIITKIMQSARSREAAKKAREITRKKGALENTNLPGKLSDCQEKDPLFSEIYLVEGDSAGGSAKQGRNRKNQAILPLKGKILNIEKARIEKIINSPELITLITALGCGFGKEEYNPKKLRYHYVIIMTDADVDGLHIRTLLLTFFFRQMPEIIEQGHIYIAQPPLYKIQKGKKEKYLTDTKSLYTYQYQLIKKNSYIHYKIKNKKKNNQKKFTKILNEYKKINKMFLLINKKIPLFIYKMMIYIIPLKNLKNKKKVKIWIKDLIQNLQKQKYLKKKNIYSYYIKNNNNCYEPILNISNKNNFNSYHLKNNFFLTKKYKKILNFIKKINYMILNHAYIQFNKTEFKFNNLDKIINLLIKETRKFITIQRYKGLGEMNPEQLWTTTMNPETRKMLQVTMNDASAANEMFSTLMGDSVKPRRKFIKKNALYAKNIDI
- the dnaN gene encoding DNA polymerase III subunit beta, with product MEFKIKKDDFLNSFKKNNRIITKNPIFPILENIIIKVNQNTLQLTSSNLEIEINTYIDKKYFLFYKEGCITISGKKILNICRNISKNKELHFQLINKKMHIKISSSLFTLNVISHINFPIFQNITHLRKFFIPQKILKNMIELTHFSIARNDIRASLNGILLEYKDNCLYGVTTDGHRLSMYKISLNLNTSIFSIIINRKSILELSRILFSDLDLIQVKISNHNISFKINEILLITKLINSDFPNYSDIVLKKYQYCISISKNKLKESLLKTSILCNTTFKGVCLNFSKNLLKITSSNQENEKSYDSFSIYYIYENISFSINVFYLLDVINAINNNKIIISFNNPISSIQIQSNLQTEITYIIMPLKL
- the dnaA gene encoding chromosomal replication initiator protein DnaA codes for the protein MKLFNYTGINQQYQFHNFFKGKSNQLAHYASYKFINNLKNFYNLLFLYGNTGLGKTHLLHAIGNKILIENNHKKVIYVHSENFIQNMINSLKNNSIEKFKNYYRSIDVLLIDDIHFFSNKKRSQEELFNIINTLFEKQKKIVMTANCYPSYINGINECLKSRFKWGLTISLNPPELNTRINILVYKALKNKINLTYKVAKFIAKKLHSNVRELEGVLKEIHITSLFHKQKITIDLAKKTLNKLMKYKKKNIDISSIQKTVSEYFNITISDMISKKRSRSIVQSRQVAMMLIKKLTNYSFSDIGIAFGKKDHTTVLHACKKINQFKKTKNQIYYDFLYLFNQLNS